In one Shewanella loihica PV-4 genomic region, the following are encoded:
- a CDS encoding coproporphyrinogen III oxidase family protein: protein MSSSSIIQTAPGALIKPYQANITVPNWMLSSMERVMQYYVDKNLRLDTQSASMMPAPVEGKKYMLYAHVPFCHTLCSFCTFHRFLFKEEKARAYFVSLRKEMEMVKALGYDFESMYIGGGTTTVLEDELARTIEFAKKLFPSIKEVSCESDPQHLDSPGFKQLEGLVDRMSIGVQSFNDDILAMTDRLEKFGSGQQTFDKIMAAKELFPIINVDLIFGFRGQTDEVIQHDLDMASRLDPRQITTYPLMITHQTRKSVKGKLAAPQGDMARQYRQILNSLNGQYNQLSAWAFGKANNEGFDEYVIDYDEYLGVGSGSFSFLNDTLYVNTFSLRKYQENIASGRMGVEQQKNYSQKDVMQYRFLLGMFSGRLSRKYFRDTFGVNLDWALFKEMTSMKAIGAIKNDPNDPDNLIVTDNGKMMGLLMMKEFYSGMDNVRAQLRKPLKPCDM, encoded by the coding sequence ATGTCTTCGTCTTCTATTATTCAAACGGCGCCAGGTGCATTGATTAAGCCGTACCAAGCTAACATTACCGTCCCTAACTGGATGCTGAGCTCGATGGAACGAGTGATGCAGTATTATGTCGACAAGAATCTGCGACTCGATACCCAGTCCGCCTCCATGATGCCGGCGCCCGTCGAAGGCAAGAAGTACATGCTCTATGCTCATGTGCCTTTCTGCCATACCCTGTGCTCCTTCTGCACCTTCCACCGTTTCCTGTTTAAGGAGGAGAAGGCGCGCGCCTATTTCGTCTCGCTGCGTAAGGAGATGGAGATGGTTAAGGCGCTGGGCTATGACTTCGAGTCCATGTATATCGGCGGCGGCACCACAACCGTATTAGAAGATGAGCTGGCGCGCACGATTGAATTTGCCAAGAAGCTGTTCCCAAGCATCAAAGAGGTTTCCTGCGAGTCGGATCCTCAGCATCTGGACAGCCCAGGCTTTAAGCAGCTGGAAGGCCTGGTGGATCGCATGTCTATCGGGGTGCAGAGCTTCAACGACGACATCCTGGCGATGACAGATCGTCTGGAGAAGTTTGGCTCGGGCCAGCAGACCTTCGATAAGATCATGGCGGCCAAGGAGCTGTTTCCTATCATCAACGTGGATCTTATCTTCGGCTTCCGTGGCCAGACAGATGAGGTGATTCAGCACGACCTGGATATGGCCTCACGCCTGGATCCCCGCCAGATCACCACCTATCCCTTGATGATCACCCATCAGACCCGAAAGAGCGTCAAGGGCAAGCTGGCCGCGCCTCAGGGGGATATGGCGCGTCAATACCGCCAGATCCTCAACAGCCTGAATGGTCAGTACAACCAGCTGTCGGCCTGGGCATTTGGCAAGGCCAACAACGAAGGTTTCGACGAGTATGTAATCGACTATGACGAGTATCTTGGTGTAGGTTCGGGCTCCTTCAGCTTCCTCAACGACACCCTGTATGTGAACACCTTCTCCCTGCGTAAGTATCAGGAGAATATCGCCTCGGGTCGCATGGGCGTCGAGCAGCAGAAGAACTATAGCCAGAAGGATGTGATGCAGTATCGCTTCCTGCTGGGGATGTTCTCGGGTCGCCTGTCGCGCAAATATTTCCGTGACACCTTCGGCGTCAATCTGGATTGGGCCCTGTTTAAAGAGATGACCTCGATGAAGGCGATCGGCGCCATCAAGAATGACCCGAACGACCCCGATAATCTCATCGTCACGGATAACGGCAAGATGATGGGCCTCTTGATGATGAAAGAGTTCTACTCAGGCATGGACAACGTGCGGGCACAGCTGCGTAAGCCGCTCAAGCCCTGCGATATGTAG
- a CDS encoding putative quinol monooxygenase: MIVRIGEFQAAPGQAEALKAFLLSLSDYICNSPGCLSYEVLCPVDEAGRLMVIERWESAEQHRASVQAYPKDKMQAAMSLFAAPPSGGYYSLAQA; encoded by the coding sequence ATGATAGTACGTATTGGCGAATTTCAGGCCGCGCCGGGCCAGGCCGAGGCATTGAAGGCCTTCCTCCTCTCATTGAGCGATTATATTTGCAACTCACCAGGCTGCCTCAGTTATGAGGTACTGTGTCCGGTCGACGAGGCAGGTCGCCTTATGGTGATCGAGCGTTGGGAGTCAGCCGAGCAGCACAGGGCCTCGGTGCAGGCTTATCCAAAGGATAAGATGCAGGCCGCCATGTCACTATTCGCCGCGCCGCCGAGCGGCGGTTACTATTCGTTGGCTCAGGCTTAG
- a CDS encoding GNAT family N-acetyltransferase, whose protein sequence is MHLLAGDRVLAMGRVVGDGALNFELVDIAVDPEYQGRGLGSAIMSAIMAYLDEMAPKGAYITLMADVPALYLKFGFEYSRPASEGMYKLQA, encoded by the coding sequence GTGCATCTATTGGCGGGTGACAGGGTGCTCGCCATGGGCCGGGTGGTGGGCGACGGCGCCCTCAATTTTGAGCTGGTGGATATCGCCGTGGATCCCGAATATCAGGGGCGCGGCCTGGGCAGCGCTATCATGAGCGCCATCATGGCCTATCTCGACGAGATGGCGCCTAAGGGGGCCTACATCACCTTAATGGCTGATGTGCCTGCCCTTTATCTCAAATTTGGCTTCGAGTACTCGCGCCCGGCGAGCGAAGGCATGTATAAGTTACAGGCCTAA
- a CDS encoding PfkB family carbohydrate kinase, with amino-acid sequence MAKILLVANLNCDRILRLDKPLKMGGRFHYQDGGQRLGGGGANTGIGLVWAGHEVALVSQVGRDEIGDWLLAETSTLGIDCRLMQRYQQHTCEMLLVMTPDGERTIIRPERPRFELAAPPNWRQWDALYINSSAEGAVSWAKTALPHSLVVAQLAKDNRERPCHVLIASRADMQGRSELSPWQYGLSIAGDSLQAFIVTDGESGAILYQADSQTHVAAESASVVDTTGAGDAYAAGLIHGLVRGDEFCQAMAEGARWAAFAVATESSIPGAELKNYLENERAKEEA; translated from the coding sequence ATGGCCAAAATTCTGCTGGTAGCCAACCTCAATTGCGATCGTATTCTCAGACTCGATAAACCCTTGAAGATGGGGGGACGGTTTCATTATCAAGATGGTGGCCAGCGCCTGGGGGGCGGTGGTGCCAACACAGGCATAGGCCTGGTGTGGGCAGGGCACGAGGTAGCCCTGGTGAGTCAGGTGGGCCGCGACGAGATAGGCGACTGGCTGCTGGCCGAGACCAGCACACTAGGTATAGATTGCCGCCTGATGCAGCGCTATCAGCAACATACCTGTGAGATGCTGCTGGTGATGACCCCGGATGGCGAGCGCACCATCATACGTCCCGAGCGTCCTAGATTCGAACTGGCGGCGCCGCCTAATTGGCGCCAGTGGGATGCCCTCTATATCAACTCTTCCGCCGAAGGCGCTGTGAGCTGGGCCAAGACTGCCTTGCCCCACAGCCTGGTGGTGGCGCAGCTGGCCAAGGATAACCGTGAGCGTCCCTGCCACGTGCTGATTGCCTCGCGAGCCGACATGCAGGGTCGCAGCGAACTGTCGCCCTGGCAGTATGGCCTCTCCATCGCCGGAGACAGTCTGCAGGCCTTCATAGTGACAGATGGCGAGTCGGGTGCCATTCTCTATCAGGCAGATTCGCAGACTCATGTGGCGGCCGAGTCGGCCAGTGTGGTGGATACCACAGGGGCGGGAGATGCCTATGCGGCGGGCCTTATCCATGGACTGGTGCGTGGCGATGAGTTTTGTCAGGCCATGGCCGAAGGTGCCCGTTGGGCCGCCTTTGCGGTGGCCACAGAGAGTTCGATACCGGGAGCGGAACTCAAAAACTATCTGGAAAATGAGCGAGCAAAAGAAGAGGCCTAG
- a CDS encoding alpha/beta fold hydrolase: protein MSLTHKPNLLAFGTLVMATALLGGCNQSSKSDTKKEVTSKVGTYASVDCSTFTKSKDLPKGASCGYLTVPEKHAIKGQSASKKTMEIAVLKIPATKTEAKADPVVYLQGGPGYSAIDSLEDFTQSKAKYLWNDRDFYLVDQRGTGHAKPAYKCTEFNTVKGSIEQVKACKARLKAKGVDFSAYQSVQSAHDFIMLRKALKLDSWNLYGASYGTRLAETIIREDSQGVRSVILDGVFPIEVNGLSDTPWATYATLDRIVANCDASINCASEILKPMIESIIERLQNQGEEQAAIRFVNYIASLAGDARVVPLILAIDKDLNIIINEKDNEEAEGYFAPMALSVVCAEEYAFLNQTALEGRNDKNWSTTTTLTVNKMFHEGFDIDSCKAWDVAAADSIETQAVTSNLPILVINGGNDHQTPPAWGELVVKNMPNAQLFTNPQGGHVQLTSQNPYRNCIDGITMAFLAAPDQKIKTQCTSMIPVFKYN from the coding sequence ATGAGCCTGACACACAAGCCCAATCTATTGGCCTTTGGCACACTCGTCATGGCAACCGCCCTCCTCGGCGGCTGTAACCAATCGAGCAAGTCTGACACTAAGAAGGAGGTCACCAGCAAGGTGGGCACTTACGCCAGCGTCGACTGCAGTACGTTCACCAAGAGTAAGGATCTGCCCAAAGGCGCCAGCTGCGGCTATCTGACGGTCCCGGAAAAACACGCCATCAAGGGCCAGAGTGCCTCCAAGAAAACCATGGAGATCGCCGTGCTGAAGATCCCGGCGACCAAGACTGAGGCCAAGGCCGATCCCGTGGTCTACCTGCAGGGCGGTCCAGGCTACTCGGCCATCGACAGCCTGGAAGACTTCACCCAGAGCAAGGCGAAATACCTCTGGAACGACCGCGACTTCTATCTGGTGGATCAGCGCGGCACAGGCCACGCCAAGCCCGCCTACAAGTGCACCGAATTTAACACGGTCAAGGGCTCAATCGAGCAGGTCAAGGCCTGTAAGGCTCGCCTCAAGGCCAAGGGCGTCGACTTCAGCGCCTATCAAAGTGTGCAGAGCGCCCACGACTTCATCATGCTGAGAAAGGCGCTCAAGCTCGACAGCTGGAATCTCTACGGCGCCTCGTACGGCACCCGCTTAGCTGAGACCATCATACGCGAAGATAGCCAAGGGGTTCGTAGCGTCATCCTTGACGGAGTATTCCCCATCGAGGTCAACGGCCTGTCAGATACGCCCTGGGCCACCTATGCCACGCTGGATCGCATCGTCGCCAACTGCGATGCCTCGATTAATTGTGCATCAGAGATCCTCAAGCCGATGATCGAGTCCATCATCGAGCGACTACAGAATCAGGGGGAGGAGCAGGCAGCCATCCGTTTCGTCAACTACATCGCCAGTCTAGCGGGTGATGCCAGGGTCGTCCCCCTGATACTGGCGATCGACAAGGACCTGAACATCATCATCAATGAGAAAGACAACGAAGAGGCCGAAGGCTACTTTGCCCCTATGGCCCTGTCAGTGGTCTGCGCCGAGGAATATGCCTTCCTCAACCAGACGGCTCTAGAGGGTCGCAACGACAAGAACTGGTCCACCACGACCACACTGACAGTGAACAAGATGTTCCATGAGGGATTCGATATCGACAGCTGTAAGGCGTGGGATGTGGCCGCGGCCGACAGCATAGAGACCCAGGCCGTCACCAGTAATCTGCCGATCCTGGTGATCAACGGTGGTAACGATCATCAGACGCCACCGGCATGGGGTGAGTTAGTGGTGAAGAACATGCCTAATGCCCAGCTGTTCACCAACCCTCAGGGTGGCCACGTACAGCTGACCTCACAGAACCCTTATCGCAACTGTATTGACGGCATCACCATGGCCTTCCTGGCGGCGCCAGATCAGAAGATCAAGACCCAGTGCACCAGCATGATCCCGGTATTTAAATACAACTAA
- a CDS encoding ATP-binding protein, producing MTRLFILIYSTALAIFFIAVIAMDQFELFSTDSLDATSLANEITATRNLVDKIGEAQGAQAAELALQGFAKDIHLALTRYDIKDDTLSEAIKQGVKDYGLYIEDVDENQAYFSLKSNPEVVFGIINDPDSPFINTLNRKEWFVFVELCAALALISIMVLFVISRRLARLEKTCIAFAYGDFSARASTSSLHSVGQLNLSFNIMADRISQLIQSHKNLTNAIAHESRTPIFRIQCNLDMLDDSGVRPEQMQYLEGIQEDLNELGGMIEELLHFAKLERPDAQLSLTPTRLYPLLASQLEHLQFETPKRLQLSGDDSLIAPIANHLLLRATSNIIRNGYKYAQSCVNVTLSSDETSVLIEIANDGPPIPRDYWQSIFEPFVRLDKARDRQSGGHGLGLAIAKQIVRQHQGELTLGDSELGGPCFTLRLPKAE from the coding sequence GTGACGCGCCTGTTTATTCTCATCTATAGCACTGCCCTGGCGATCTTCTTTATTGCGGTGATCGCCATGGACCAGTTTGAACTCTTCTCCACCGACTCTCTGGACGCCACCTCGTTGGCCAACGAGATCACCGCCACCCGCAACTTGGTAGACAAGATAGGCGAGGCTCAGGGAGCGCAAGCGGCTGAGCTGGCGCTGCAAGGCTTTGCCAAGGATATCCACCTGGCGCTGACCCGCTATGACATCAAGGATGACACCCTGAGCGAGGCGATCAAACAAGGGGTTAAAGACTACGGCCTCTACATTGAAGATGTGGACGAGAATCAGGCCTACTTCAGCCTGAAGAGCAACCCAGAGGTGGTCTTTGGCATCATCAACGACCCGGACTCCCCCTTTATCAACACCCTCAACCGCAAAGAGTGGTTTGTCTTCGTCGAGTTGTGTGCGGCACTGGCGCTTATCAGCATCATGGTGCTGTTTGTGATCTCCCGGCGACTGGCGCGACTGGAGAAGACCTGTATCGCCTTCGCCTACGGCGATTTTAGCGCCCGCGCCTCCACCAGCAGCCTTCACAGCGTGGGACAGCTTAACCTGTCGTTCAACATCATGGCCGATCGCATCTCTCAGCTGATCCAGAGCCATAAGAACCTCACCAACGCCATCGCTCACGAGTCACGCACTCCCATCTTTCGCATCCAGTGCAACCTGGACATGCTGGACGACTCGGGCGTACGCCCGGAGCAGATGCAGTATTTGGAGGGAATTCAGGAAGATCTCAACGAACTGGGCGGCATGATCGAGGAGCTGTTGCACTTCGCCAAGCTGGAAAGGCCTGATGCCCAACTCAGCCTGACACCAACCAGGCTCTACCCGCTGCTGGCCAGCCAGCTGGAACACCTGCAGTTCGAGACGCCCAAACGCCTGCAGCTTAGCGGTGACGACAGCCTGATTGCTCCCATCGCCAACCACCTGCTGCTGCGAGCCACCAGCAACATCATACGCAACGGCTACAAGTACGCCCAAAGTTGCGTCAACGTGACTCTTAGCAGCGACGAGACGAGCGTGCTGATCGAGATCGCCAACGACGGACCGCCCATTCCCCGGGACTATTGGCAGTCTATCTTCGAGCCCTTCGTGCGTCTGGACAAGGCCAGAGACAGGCAGAGTGGCGGCCACGGCCTTGGACTGGCCATCGCCAAGCAGATAGTGCGTCAGCATCAGGGCGAGCTGACCCTGGGCGACAGCGAGCTGGGCGGCCCCTGCTTTACCCTGCGCCTGCCCAAGGCAGAATGA
- a CDS encoding response regulator, translating to MLDLSTHSHDDSLDMSIKVVLVEDDEKISQLLSSYLTMQQIETVCVHDGADAVATILAEQPDLVILDLMLPNLDGFSICRQLQPVFDGKILFLTASEDDMDQVAALEMGADDFIIKPIQPRVLLARIRMLMRRAKVSAPQEQHHLSFGELELNQQRKQCLLAGEEISLTTSEFDLLWLLAAHADEILTREYLVKQIRGIEYDGIDRTIDNKIVVLRKKLGDNPALPRRIITVRARGYLFVPDRW from the coding sequence ATGTTAGATTTATCAACACACTCCCACGACGACTCACTCGACATGAGCATCAAAGTTGTACTCGTTGAAGATGACGAAAAGATCAGCCAGCTGCTGTCCTCCTATCTGACCATGCAGCAGATAGAGACAGTCTGTGTCCATGATGGCGCCGACGCCGTCGCCACCATACTGGCCGAGCAGCCGGATCTGGTCATCTTAGATCTCATGTTGCCCAATCTGGACGGTTTCAGCATCTGCCGTCAGCTGCAACCCGTCTTCGATGGCAAGATACTGTTTCTCACCGCCAGCGAAGACGACATGGATCAGGTGGCGGCACTGGAGATGGGCGCCGACGATTTCATCATCAAACCGATACAGCCCAGGGTCCTACTGGCACGTATCCGCATGCTGATGCGCCGGGCCAAGGTGTCTGCTCCCCAGGAGCAGCATCATCTCAGCTTCGGCGAGCTTGAGCTCAATCAGCAGCGCAAGCAGTGTCTGTTGGCGGGAGAAGAGATCAGCCTGACCACCAGCGAGTTCGACCTGCTCTGGCTGCTGGCCGCCCATGCCGACGAGATCTTGACCCGGGAATATCTGGTCAAACAGATCCGCGGCATAGAGTACGACGGCATCGACCGCACCATAGACAACAAGATAGTGGTGCTGCGCAAGAAGCTGGGCGACAACCCCGCCCTGCCCCGGCGCATCATCACCGTCAGGGCCAGGGGCTATCTGTTTGTCCCCGACCGTTGGTGA
- a CDS encoding CC0125/CC1285 family lipoprotein, which produces MKTTPLAAFILSFILLLSGCATSYDTEKSFWSFGEGFDVVQIADDSWQISFVGNDMTDRALARKYVLRKSAEIVQAHGYPYFALTTEQNHRDAVGNDTLGFGHKDWGYGLGKVENETSVIVEVTGLQDKESMQTTKVYDAAYLIDHLTW; this is translated from the coding sequence ATGAAAACAACTCCATTGGCCGCCTTCATACTGAGTTTCATACTCCTGCTGAGCGGCTGCGCCACCTCTTACGACACAGAAAAATCCTTCTGGAGCTTCGGTGAAGGCTTCGACGTGGTACAGATAGCCGACGATAGCTGGCAGATCAGCTTCGTCGGTAACGACATGACAGATCGCGCCCTAGCCCGCAAATATGTTCTGCGCAAGTCCGCCGAGATAGTCCAGGCCCATGGCTACCCCTACTTTGCCCTAACCACAGAGCAGAACCACCGCGACGCGGTCGGCAACGACACCCTGGGTTTTGGCCACAAGGACTGGGGCTATGGCCTGGGTAAGGTGGAAAATGAGACCTCAGTGATCGTCGAAGTTACCGGCCTGCAGGATAAGGAATCGATGCAGACAACCAAGGTATATGACGCCGCCTACCTGATCGATCACCTCACATGGTAG
- a CDS encoding MOSC domain-containing protein: MPSLVNKISGLYRGDKAEAFEGIPSMIDAKRACTRLVVGELGVEGDGQADPKHHGGADRVLHHFPREHYGQYRRWDMMQGFKDVPAMGENISTVGLDETQVNIGDIIAIGEVRLQVTQPRSPCFKLNHQFGHPEFALAMQTSGLCGWFYRVITPGEISLEDDIRLIERRTDISLREAMSIYFSPTFDAGAYDRLASCDGLAKSWVNSLQRRLESRKIEPWEMRLFGPNRP, translated from the coding sequence ATGCCGAGTTTGGTAAACAAGATTTCGGGCCTGTATCGTGGCGACAAGGCCGAGGCGTTCGAGGGAATACCCAGCATGATCGACGCCAAGCGGGCGTGCACTCGTTTGGTGGTGGGTGAGCTGGGCGTCGAGGGTGACGGCCAGGCGGATCCCAAGCATCACGGCGGCGCCGACCGTGTGCTGCACCATTTTCCTCGCGAACATTATGGTCAGTATCGTCGCTGGGACATGATGCAGGGATTCAAGGATGTGCCCGCCATGGGCGAGAACATCAGCACCGTTGGGCTGGACGAGACCCAGGTGAACATAGGCGACATCATCGCCATCGGCGAGGTGCGCCTGCAGGTGACTCAACCGCGCTCTCCCTGCTTCAAGCTCAATCATCAGTTCGGTCATCCCGAGTTTGCCCTGGCCATGCAGACCAGCGGCCTGTGTGGCTGGTTCTATCGGGTGATCACGCCGGGTGAAATCAGCCTGGAGGACGATATCAGGCTTATCGAGCGCCGCACCGACATCAGCCTGCGCGAGGCGATGAGTATCTATTTCTCGCCCACCTTTGATGCCGGCGCCTACGATCGCCTTGCCAGTTGTGATGGGCTGGCGAAGTCTTGGGTAAATAGCTTGCAGCGCCGCCTGGAAAGTCGCAAGATTGAGCCTTGGGAAATGCGCTTATTTGGGCCTAATCGCCCATAA
- a CDS encoding DUF4870 domain-containing protein, translating to MGVAVHLASFSGYLIPFGSILGPLIVWLMKREEIAFVDSCGRNCLNFKISVMVYAIISMILMFVGIGFILLGVLAIFDIVVTIIAAMKASEGISYQYPLTIKFLKA from the coding sequence ATGGGCGTGGCGGTGCATCTGGCCAGCTTTTCCGGCTATCTGATCCCCTTCGGTTCTATCCTGGGGCCCCTGATTGTCTGGCTGATGAAGCGCGAGGAGATCGCCTTCGTCGACAGCTGTGGTCGCAACTGTCTGAACTTTAAGATAAGCGTGATGGTATACGCCATCATCAGCATGATCCTCATGTTCGTCGGTATCGGCTTTATCCTGCTGGGTGTGCTGGCGATCTTCGATATCGTGGTCACCATCATCGCCGCCATGAAGGCCAGCGAGGGCATTAGTTACCAGTATCCGCTGACGATCAAGTTTCTTAAGGCTTGA
- a CDS encoding methyl-accepting chemotaxis protein produces the protein MKLNMLTIKQKILLTVTVAVLLSTVLVGVLSQRSAKEVVEQRMLTSELPNTLQAIRNKVEMDIATLMNAAEQLASSKMLKQWLVEGRPAETEPLVIAQLKDVQQQYKLVQASYADRQTAAYYTQDGFLRILTPDQDGWFFNYKNSGTERMLNVFTEANGEVKLFINYQQPNDRGLVGLAKSLDDMVRLLKSFKIEDTGFVYLVDAKGDVKLHSDTSQIGKASLSSLYGGNVTRELLNKGDFGLTQTELDGETLLVASSYIPSMDWYLVAQVPRAEVFALLEESAYQILVWTVLIAAAFIGLSTFVSASVSQPIAKVADMLQDIGQGEGDLRQRLPVEGNDELAQLAKGFNSFIEKIQHSIIEVTDTSVQLSHAAKDVANQAQQTQDDSQLQKDQTMMVVTAINEMGATVHEIAGNAAQAADNAKDADNASSNGQIVVTRARDTINQLSQDVEQVGNVIESLATHTTSIGSILDVIRAVSDQTNLLALNAAIEAARAGEAGRGFAVVAEEVRNLASRTAASTDEVQKMIDNLQSEAARAVEAMTQSKSRSQEGVQAVDEASHTLTEISQQIGAITDMNIQVAAATEEQSTVVEDINRNVTEISEITQRTSETSQAVAQASQSLNQLAHRLDTLVAGFKV, from the coding sequence ATGAAACTAAACATGCTCACCATCAAGCAGAAGATCTTACTCACGGTTACCGTCGCGGTATTGCTGTCGACCGTGCTCGTGGGTGTCTTGAGTCAACGTAGCGCCAAGGAAGTCGTCGAGCAGCGCATGCTCACCTCCGAGCTGCCCAACACCTTGCAGGCGATCCGCAACAAGGTGGAGATGGACATCGCCACCCTGATGAACGCCGCCGAGCAGCTCGCCAGCAGCAAGATGCTCAAGCAGTGGCTGGTCGAGGGCCGCCCTGCCGAGACAGAGCCTCTGGTGATCGCCCAGCTCAAGGATGTGCAGCAGCAATATAAGCTGGTGCAAGCCTCCTATGCCGACAGGCAGACCGCCGCTTACTACACCCAGGACGGCTTCTTGCGGATCCTTACCCCGGATCAGGATGGTTGGTTCTTCAACTATAAAAACAGCGGCACAGAGCGCATGCTCAACGTGTTCACCGAGGCCAATGGCGAGGTGAAGCTCTTCATCAACTACCAACAGCCCAACGACCGCGGCTTGGTGGGACTGGCCAAGTCGCTGGACGACATGGTACGCCTGCTGAAATCCTTCAAGATCGAAGATACAGGCTTCGTTTACCTGGTGGATGCCAAGGGTGACGTCAAGCTGCACTCGGACACCAGCCAGATTGGCAAGGCCAGTTTGAGTTCACTCTATGGCGGTAACGTGACCAGAGAGCTGCTCAACAAGGGCGACTTTGGCCTGACACAGACAGAGCTAGACGGTGAGACATTGCTGGTCGCCAGCAGCTATATTCCCTCAATGGACTGGTATCTGGTAGCCCAGGTGCCCAGGGCCGAGGTATTCGCCCTGCTGGAAGAGTCGGCCTATCAGATCCTCGTCTGGACAGTGCTGATCGCCGCCGCCTTTATCGGCCTCTCTACCTTCGTCTCCGCCTCGGTGAGCCAGCCCATTGCCAAGGTAGCCGACATGCTGCAAGACATAGGTCAGGGTGAAGGGGATCTGCGCCAACGCCTGCCGGTCGAAGGTAACGACGAACTAGCGCAGCTGGCCAAGGGCTTCAACAGCTTTATCGAGAAGATCCAGCACTCCATCATAGAGGTGACAGACACCAGCGTGCAGCTGAGTCACGCCGCCAAGGATGTGGCCAATCAGGCCCAGCAGACCCAGGACGACAGCCAGCTGCAGAAAGATCAGACCATGATGGTGGTCACCGCTATCAACGAGATGGGCGCGACCGTGCACGAGATCGCCGGCAACGCCGCCCAGGCCGCCGACAACGCCAAGGACGCCGACAACGCCTCCAGCAACGGCCAGATAGTGGTGACCCGCGCCCGCGACACCATCAATCAGCTGTCTCAGGATGTGGAACAGGTGGGTAATGTGATCGAATCCTTGGCCACCCATACCACCTCCATCGGCAGTATCCTGGATGTGATCCGCGCCGTATCGGATCAGACCAACCTGCTGGCCCTCAACGCCGCCATTGAGGCCGCCCGTGCCGGAGAGGCAGGACGAGGCTTCGCCGTGGTCGCCGAGGAGGTACGTAACCTGGCCTCACGCACCGCCGCGTCGACCGACGAGGTGCAGAAGATGATCGACAACCTACAGAGCGAGGCGGCCCGCGCCGTCGAGGCGATGACCCAGAGCAAGAGCCGCAGCCAGGAAGGGGTACAGGCGGTCGACGAGGCCAGCCATACCCTGACGGAGATCAGCCAGCAGATAGGCGCCATAACTGACATGAATATTCAGGTCGCGGCGGCCACCGAGGAGCAGTCTACCGTGGTGGAAGATATCAACCGCAACGTCACGGAGATCAGCGAGATCACCCAGCGTACCAGCGAGACCTCCCAGGCAGTGGCCCAGGCCAGCCAGTCGCTCAACCAGCTGGCCCACAGGCTAGATACCTTGGTCGCCGGCTTCAAGGTCTAG